Proteins from a genomic interval of Bradysia coprophila strain Holo2 chromosome X, BU_Bcop_v1, whole genome shotgun sequence:
- the LOC119081459 gene encoding solute carrier family 41 member 2 isoform X3 yields the protein MDVRLRKKHSDNEKFAVLPPSTTGSLTSITTTSVASSEPDPGSDKGGDDGGNDKLTGNGTASEEAWWQTTIQVSIPFLIAGVGTIGAGIILGIVEQWTVFNEVRELFILVPALLGLKGNLDMCLASRLSTQANLGNMTTRREVLSMVVGNIALVQVQAIVASFIVAIFAITVGSAMNNSFVLEHAILMIASSMFTATVSCFLLDFILVAVILLSYKFNLNPDNLATPLAASIGDVVSLTMLSFIATMLFQNLVYYSWLSFMIISIYFILLPLWIICVLYNKYTRPVLKSGWVPVLSALFISGMGGLVLDQAVDAFTGFVVFQPIINGIGGNLVSVQASKMSTFLHQSSILGIVPPHSKICENPFRALVSGVPYAKTARILILMSIPGQIIFIFVADVIHMGESTIGALFVFAYLFVSFIQICLLLYIAHVLIHAMWRWKVDPDNSAIPYLTALGDLFGSMLLALAFLFLQGVGHGYGERDIEEIGP from the exons ATAGtgataatgaaaaatttgctGTGCTGCCTCCTTCCACAACCGGTTCATTAACTTCAATCACCACGACGTCAGTAGCATCATCTGAACCTGATCCCGGATCAGATAAAGGCGGCGATGACGGTGGAAATGATAAATTAACGGGCAACGGTACTGCTTCGGAAGAAGCATGGTGGCAAACAACGATACAGGTTTCGATACCATTTTTAATTGCCGGTGTCGGAACGATTGGAGCTGGTATTATACTTGGAATAGTTGAG CAATGGACCGTATTCAATGAAGTTCGGGAATTATTCATACTGGTTCCAGCTCTACTTGGCCTTAAGGGAAATTTAGACATGTGCCTAGCCTCGCGTCTATCAACACAAGCTAATTTGGGTAATATGACGACTCGTCGTGAGGTTCTTAGTATGGTTGTAGGTAATATAGCGCTGGTGCAGGTGCAAGCCATTGTAGCATCGTTCATTGTCGCT ATATTTGCTATTACTGTGGGATCAGCGATGAACAATTCTTTTGTGTTGGAGCATGCGATTTTGATGATTGCGTCAAGTATGTTTACAGCAACCGTCTCATGCTTTCTTTTAG ACTTTATATTAGTGGCTGTGATATTATTATCTTATAAGTTTAACCTGAATCCCGATAATCTGGCAACACCACTCGCAGCTTCCATCGGTGATGTAGTGTCACTCACCATGCTATCATTTATCGCAACAATGttattccaaaatttag TTTACTATAGCTGGCTATCGTTTATGATCATTTCCATATACTTTATCCTGCTACCACTTTGGATTATCTGCGTTTTGTATAATAAATACACACGACCGGTGTTGAAATCTGGATGGGTTCCCGTACTGTCGGCGCTATTCATTAGCGG AATGGGTGGCTTAGTATTAGATCAGGCTGTGGATGCATTCACCGGTTTTGTAGTTTTTCAACCAATTATCAATGGAATTGGTGGTAATTTGGTGTCGGTGCAAGCAAGTAAAATGTCAACCTTCTTACATCAAAGTTCCATACTTGGCATCGTGCCCCCGCATAGTAAGATATGTGAAAATCCATTCAGAGCATTGGTTTCTGGAG TTCCTTATGCAAAGACCGCTAGAATTCTTATATTGATGTCAATTCCTGgtcaaataatatttatatttgtgGCTGATGTTATACACATGGGTGAATCGACAATTGGTGCTCTATTCGTTTTTGCGTATTTATTCGTTAGTTTTATTCAA ATCTGTCTTCTTTTGTATATTGCTCATGTCCTCATTCATGCAATGTGGAGGTGGAAAGTTGATCCTGATAATTCGGCAATTCCATATCTAACCGCACTGGGCGATCTGTTCGGCTCAATGCTGTTGGCACTGGCGTTCCTCTTTCTTCAAGGTGTTGGACACGGTTATGGTGAACGGGACATTGAAGAAATTGGACCATAA
- the LOC119081459 gene encoding solute carrier family 41 member 2 isoform X2 has product MLGSVVNTFRNSVSIPGKATYKSSIGYKPLENEIENDNSDNEKFAVLPPSTTGSLTSITTTSVASSEPDPGSDKGGDDGGNDKLTGNGTASEEAWWQTTIQVSIPFLIAGVGTIGAGIILGIVEQWTVFNEVRELFILVPALLGLKGNLDMCLASRLSTQANLGNMTTRREVLSMVVGNIALVQVQAIVASFIVAIFAITVGSAMNNSFVLEHAILMIASSMFTATVSCFLLDFILVAVILLSYKFNLNPDNLATPLAASIGDVVSLTMLSFIATMLFQNLVYYSWLSFMIISIYFILLPLWIICVLYNKYTRPVLKSGWVPVLSALFISGMGGLVLDQAVDAFTGFVVFQPIINGIGGNLVSVQASKMSTFLHQSSILGIVPPHSKICENPFRALVSGVPYAKTARILILMSIPGQIIFIFVADVIHMGESTIGALFVFAYLFVSFIQICLLLYIAHVLIHAMWRWKVDPDNSAIPYLTALGDLFGSMLLALAFLFLQGVGHGYGERDIEEIGP; this is encoded by the exons ATAGtgataatgaaaaatttgctGTGCTGCCTCCTTCCACAACCGGTTCATTAACTTCAATCACCACGACGTCAGTAGCATCATCTGAACCTGATCCCGGATCAGATAAAGGCGGCGATGACGGTGGAAATGATAAATTAACGGGCAACGGTACTGCTTCGGAAGAAGCATGGTGGCAAACAACGATACAGGTTTCGATACCATTTTTAATTGCCGGTGTCGGAACGATTGGAGCTGGTATTATACTTGGAATAGTTGAG CAATGGACCGTATTCAATGAAGTTCGGGAATTATTCATACTGGTTCCAGCTCTACTTGGCCTTAAGGGAAATTTAGACATGTGCCTAGCCTCGCGTCTATCAACACAAGCTAATTTGGGTAATATGACGACTCGTCGTGAGGTTCTTAGTATGGTTGTAGGTAATATAGCGCTGGTGCAGGTGCAAGCCATTGTAGCATCGTTCATTGTCGCT ATATTTGCTATTACTGTGGGATCAGCGATGAACAATTCTTTTGTGTTGGAGCATGCGATTTTGATGATTGCGTCAAGTATGTTTACAGCAACCGTCTCATGCTTTCTTTTAG ACTTTATATTAGTGGCTGTGATATTATTATCTTATAAGTTTAACCTGAATCCCGATAATCTGGCAACACCACTCGCAGCTTCCATCGGTGATGTAGTGTCACTCACCATGCTATCATTTATCGCAACAATGttattccaaaatttag TTTACTATAGCTGGCTATCGTTTATGATCATTTCCATATACTTTATCCTGCTACCACTTTGGATTATCTGCGTTTTGTATAATAAATACACACGACCGGTGTTGAAATCTGGATGGGTTCCCGTACTGTCGGCGCTATTCATTAGCGG AATGGGTGGCTTAGTATTAGATCAGGCTGTGGATGCATTCACCGGTTTTGTAGTTTTTCAACCAATTATCAATGGAATTGGTGGTAATTTGGTGTCGGTGCAAGCAAGTAAAATGTCAACCTTCTTACATCAAAGTTCCATACTTGGCATCGTGCCCCCGCATAGTAAGATATGTGAAAATCCATTCAGAGCATTGGTTTCTGGAG TTCCTTATGCAAAGACCGCTAGAATTCTTATATTGATGTCAATTCCTGgtcaaataatatttatatttgtgGCTGATGTTATACACATGGGTGAATCGACAATTGGTGCTCTATTCGTTTTTGCGTATTTATTCGTTAGTTTTATTCAA ATCTGTCTTCTTTTGTATATTGCTCATGTCCTCATTCATGCAATGTGGAGGTGGAAAGTTGATCCTGATAATTCGGCAATTCCATATCTAACCGCACTGGGCGATCTGTTCGGCTCAATGCTGTTGGCACTGGCGTTCCTCTTTCTTCAAGGTGTTGGACACGGTTATGGTGAACGGGACATTGAAGAAATTGGACCATAA
- the LOC119081459 gene encoding solute carrier family 41 member 1 isoform X1, which translates to MHHTTNSEPNNNTITSLTTPITDALDIERNGTNDSRILVQDKSFNNNDSQVINVSGLKGVYIQSDKYRPFTIFDSDNEKFAVLPPSTTGSLTSITTTSVASSEPDPGSDKGGDDGGNDKLTGNGTASEEAWWQTTIQVSIPFLIAGVGTIGAGIILGIVEQWTVFNEVRELFILVPALLGLKGNLDMCLASRLSTQANLGNMTTRREVLSMVVGNIALVQVQAIVASFIVAIFAITVGSAMNNSFVLEHAILMIASSMFTATVSCFLLDFILVAVILLSYKFNLNPDNLATPLAASIGDVVSLTMLSFIATMLFQNLVYYSWLSFMIISIYFILLPLWIICVLYNKYTRPVLKSGWVPVLSALFISGMGGLVLDQAVDAFTGFVVFQPIINGIGGNLVSVQASKMSTFLHQSSILGIVPPHSKICENPFRALVSGVPYAKTARILILMSIPGQIIFIFVADVIHMGESTIGALFVFAYLFVSFIQICLLLYIAHVLIHAMWRWKVDPDNSAIPYLTALGDLFGSMLLALAFLFLQGVGHGYGERDIEEIGP; encoded by the exons ATGCATCACACAACAAATTCGGAACCAAACAATAACACAATAACATCACTGACCACACCAATTACTGATGCGCTTGATATTGAACGAAATGGTACAAACGATAGTCGAATTCTAGTTCAAGACAAATCGTTCAACAATAATGATAGTCAAGTGATAAACGTTAGCGGTCTGAAAGGCGTTTACATACAAAGTGATAAATATAGACCGTTTACGATTTTCG ATAGtgataatgaaaaatttgctGTGCTGCCTCCTTCCACAACCGGTTCATTAACTTCAATCACCACGACGTCAGTAGCATCATCTGAACCTGATCCCGGATCAGATAAAGGCGGCGATGACGGTGGAAATGATAAATTAACGGGCAACGGTACTGCTTCGGAAGAAGCATGGTGGCAAACAACGATACAGGTTTCGATACCATTTTTAATTGCCGGTGTCGGAACGATTGGAGCTGGTATTATACTTGGAATAGTTGAG CAATGGACCGTATTCAATGAAGTTCGGGAATTATTCATACTGGTTCCAGCTCTACTTGGCCTTAAGGGAAATTTAGACATGTGCCTAGCCTCGCGTCTATCAACACAAGCTAATTTGGGTAATATGACGACTCGTCGTGAGGTTCTTAGTATGGTTGTAGGTAATATAGCGCTGGTGCAGGTGCAAGCCATTGTAGCATCGTTCATTGTCGCT ATATTTGCTATTACTGTGGGATCAGCGATGAACAATTCTTTTGTGTTGGAGCATGCGATTTTGATGATTGCGTCAAGTATGTTTACAGCAACCGTCTCATGCTTTCTTTTAG ACTTTATATTAGTGGCTGTGATATTATTATCTTATAAGTTTAACCTGAATCCCGATAATCTGGCAACACCACTCGCAGCTTCCATCGGTGATGTAGTGTCACTCACCATGCTATCATTTATCGCAACAATGttattccaaaatttag TTTACTATAGCTGGCTATCGTTTATGATCATTTCCATATACTTTATCCTGCTACCACTTTGGATTATCTGCGTTTTGTATAATAAATACACACGACCGGTGTTGAAATCTGGATGGGTTCCCGTACTGTCGGCGCTATTCATTAGCGG AATGGGTGGCTTAGTATTAGATCAGGCTGTGGATGCATTCACCGGTTTTGTAGTTTTTCAACCAATTATCAATGGAATTGGTGGTAATTTGGTGTCGGTGCAAGCAAGTAAAATGTCAACCTTCTTACATCAAAGTTCCATACTTGGCATCGTGCCCCCGCATAGTAAGATATGTGAAAATCCATTCAGAGCATTGGTTTCTGGAG TTCCTTATGCAAAGACCGCTAGAATTCTTATATTGATGTCAATTCCTGgtcaaataatatttatatttgtgGCTGATGTTATACACATGGGTGAATCGACAATTGGTGCTCTATTCGTTTTTGCGTATTTATTCGTTAGTTTTATTCAA ATCTGTCTTCTTTTGTATATTGCTCATGTCCTCATTCATGCAATGTGGAGGTGGAAAGTTGATCCTGATAATTCGGCAATTCCATATCTAACCGCACTGGGCGATCTGTTCGGCTCAATGCTGTTGGCACTGGCGTTCCTCTTTCTTCAAGGTGTTGGACACGGTTATGGTGAACGGGACATTGAAGAAATTGGACCATAA